The following are encoded together in the Bactrocera neohumeralis isolate Rockhampton chromosome 6, APGP_CSIRO_Bneo_wtdbg2-racon-allhic-juicebox.fasta_v2, whole genome shotgun sequence genome:
- the LOC126763006 gene encoding box A-binding factor, whose amino-acid sequence MNFPTTLQRQSLTKEYPEPQASNMRYPASVPSPQPQAYASGYGNFGDAAQFNAHASRQAIHQQHYSAEQLQYHQQQQQHLHYNNTFNSRLIGDGPNHNVSSGPVSSIYSNRARYFPYPHSLPQHSLRGMYTPAGQQLIPSSVLHYPPRSEAYQPNAMTLQQQRSVLTQPYASAPHTQPQLQPHLRQQQQPSPQAQLPHHQTAFGGNESQMRHYADALNTTQPTYRQATGETPNLLMHLHSSRSPPATPISPPSPGATQIARSVSRPPSADCNTYSQLKNQYRQSVSSPTRAQTLSNEDLHTANTLKSQQSVPPAQRLPGLQIQSASCTSSELPTVGEDAQDSPRGSHEEKQLQAGTSLSLSNSNGAFTPRQTSSSECLTTSPPLISATGTDSGISISSCSTRARSDSTQSTPVYNGEYPMSVGSSSGVSYQCADIKDFEDFGREKEEITACASLNENEFLKCNQEIVESDINVGHAVPDRINEKNSFKTKEPDIDRKFFNEERKQSDDKTEETDKSTKLSVAAKSLQFDSTETQNNGEEPPNATRTKESLHELALNAQEGISRIIEIKSEPKEGKEQPPHQQQTHKHHAVGEIVEGTAASNNNKRAPPPTTPQSQPHLEPTTLQEQELPSPPVPPAPPQNSPIDYCRTTSIANMSPYAYVPPPMTQLKAPTSAAAAAAAAAVAAAAAAAAASIRTNKNRIMECDLIPSRKSKRKLNPISGKWQKDVGGDASDSTKEKRDMTPLPGFQQAFGSTEIGRFFETFLLSPPDCHSFTDNYEPLDVEEPWQQAHQHQQQQQQYQLQIKQDQEQHELNQLQQYKQQQQQYAQQEYLNRRYADNNSYQSLHQRLYPHYPHPPLHPAHPYHRGQSYPYPISANSNHRDMWMYGRNALNPYVMPFEYGAARSASSSPSSPYQMPLNLRSGYGSAYDGRGYTYGRMNSTYSGIRCNGY is encoded by the exons ATGAACTTCCCAACAACGCTCCAAAGACAAAGTTTGACTAAGGAATATCCAGAGCCACAGGCTTCCAATATGAGGTATCCGGCCAGTGTGCCGTCACCGCAGCCACAAGCATATGCCTCTGGCTATGGGAATTTTGGCGATGCCGCACAATTCAATGCTCACGCCTCACGACAAGCAATTCACCAACAACATTACTCAGCTGAGCAGTTACAgtatcaccaacaacaacaacaacatcttcATTATAATAACACTTTCAACAGTAGGCTAATTGGTGATGGCCCCAATCATAATGTGTCCAGTGGACCAGTTTCGAGTATTTATAGTAACCGAGCACGATACTTTCCCTATCCGCATAGTCTGCCGCAGCATTCATTGCGTGGCATGTATACACCTGCTGGCCAGCAGTTGATACCATCCAGCGTTTTGCATTATCCGCCCCGTAGTGAGGCCTATCAACCAAACGCCATGACATTGCAACAGCAGCGTTCTGTATTGACACAACCATATGCGTCGGCGCCACACACCCAACCGCAACTGCAACCACATTtacggcaacagcagcaaccgTCACCGCAAGCACAACTGCCGCATCACCAAACCGCATTTGGGGGCAATGAATCGCAAATGCGACATTACGCTGACGCCCTCAACACGACACAACCAACATACAGGCAAGCAACGGGCGAAACGCCGAATTTGTTGATGCATTTACATAGTAGCAGGTCTCCACCTGCAACTCCAATATCGCCACCATCTCCAGGTGCCACGCAGATCGCACGAAGCGTGTCTCGGCCTCCGTCAGCTGACTGCAATACTTATTCACAGTTAAAAAACCAGTACCGGCAGTCCGTCAGTTCGCCTACTCGCGCCCAAACATTATCCAACGAGGATTTACATACTGCAAACACGTTAAAATCTCAGCAGAGCGTACCACCAGCTCAGCGATTGCCTGGATTGCAAATACAATCTGCTTCCTGCACTTCCTCCGAGTTGCCAACAGTGGGTGAAGACGCACAAGATAGCCCACGAGGTAGCCATGAGGAAAAGCAACTTCAAGCTGGTACGTCTCTTTCACTCAGCAATAGTAACGGTGCATTTACACCGCGACAAACGTCTAGTAGCGAATGCTTGACCACTTCACCGCCATTAATAAGCGCCACCGGCACGGATAGTGGTATCAGCATTAGCAGCTGTAGTACTCGCGCCCGCAGCGATAGCACACAAAGTACACCAGTTTACAACGGTGAATATCCAATGTCGGTGGGCTCATCCTCGGGAGTGTCATACCAATGCGCGGATATAAAGGATTTCGAAGATTTCGGCAGAGAAAAAGAAGAGATTACAGCTTGTGCGTCTCTCAacgaaaatgaatttttaaaatgcaatcAGGAAATCGTTGAAAGTGATATTAATGTGGGGCATGCAGTGCCTGATAGGATAAATGAGAAAAACTCATTCAAGACGAAAGAACCAGACATAGACCGAAAGTTCTTTAATGAGGAAAGGAAACAAAGTG ATGACAAAACAGAGGAAACAGACAAATCGACCAAACTTTCGGTAGCGGCTAAATCGTTACAATTTGATTCAACTGAAACTCAAAATAATGGAGAGGAACCTCCAAATGCCACTCGCACAAAAGAATCCCTTCATGAGTTAGCTTTAAATGCACAGGAG GGAATTTCCAGAATTATAGAAATTAAAAGTGAACCTAAAGAAGGTAAGGAGCAGCCTCCCCACCAACAGCAAACTCACAAGCACCACGCCGTAGGAGAAATTGTTGAAGGCACCGCTGCCAGTAATAATAACAAACGCGCCCCGCCACCGACCACACCACAAAGTCAACCACATTTGGAGCCTACTACCTTGCAAGAACAAGAACTACCGTCTCCGCCCGTGCCACCAGCTCCACCGCAAAATTCACCAATCGATTATTGTCGAACAACCAGCATCGCAAACATGAGTCCATATGCCTATGTGCCACCACCAATGACGCAATTAAAAGCACCGACGTCAGCGGCTGCTGCAGCGGCAGCGGCTGCAgttgcggcggcggcggcagcagctgCTGCGTCAATACGCACGAACAAAAATCGCATTATGGAATGTGACCTCATACCAAGCAGAAAATCGAAACGGAAATTGAACCCTATTTCGGGAAAGTGGCAAAAGGATGTGGGAGGTGATGCGAGCGACAGTACGAAAGAGAAGAGG GATATGACTCCGCTGCCTGGCTTCCAACAAGCCTTTGGCTCCACTGAAATCGGTCGTTTTTTCGAGACATTTTTATTGAGTCCGCCGGACTGCCACAGCTTCACTGACAACTACGAGCCTTTAGATGTCGAGGAACCATGGCAACAAGCtcaccaacaccaacaacagcagcagcaataccAATTACAAATTAAACAGGATCAGGAACAGCATGAACTTAATCAGTTACAACAAtacaagcagcaacaacaacaatatgcacAACAAGAGTATCTTAATCGAAGATATGCTGATAATAACAGCTACCAATCGCTTCATCAACGACTGTATCCCCACTACCCACATCCGCCACTCCATCCCGCACACCCGTACCACCGAGGCCAGTCGTACCCATACCCCATTAGTGCTAACAGTAACCACCGCGATATGTGGATGTACGGCCGCAACGCCCTCAATCCTTATGTGATGCCTTTCGAATATGGTGCTGCCAGATCGGCCAGCAGCTCGCCCTCGTCGCCTTATCAAATGCCTTTGAATTTGCGATCAGGTTACGGCTCCGCATACGATGGGAGAGGTTACACCTATGGGCGTATGAACAGTACTTACAGTGGCATACGTTGTAATGGCTATTGA
- the LOC126763016 gene encoding dnaJ homolog subfamily B member 13 — MNRTELDYYAVLNVPHDAPKESITLAYRKLAIQLCPHRDPKYERDFVPLLGPTHMEPLSTNRQWEYINMAYDVLGNDLYRAIYDRFGEAGLFQGIQLPNGYFPPYQYHGDHMKVYHNVFGSYSPYANIIDIVTNPPLLYSTLEHGIGVRKKDPPVEKIIYLELEEVFKGCTKLMHVWRQEFIDTKETRTEKRKKTLKLKILPGTTQGTRFCFKEEGDRSPTKIPADIIFITADKPHHLFERSHHHDLVYTHNITLRDALVGFSFTIKTLDKRALKINVSDVVYPGYVKIMPKEGLPVCENLPIAPDMRPAGLKKKKFGDLIIKFQVEYPRIMTHKMRNITKEFFDELEDLEVEAEDAPHPIHILMRKRGGRGKL, encoded by the exons ATGAATCGCACAGAACTCGATTACTATGCAGTATTAAATGTGCCTCATGATGCGCCCAAGGAGAGTATAACGTTGGCGTATCGAAAATTGGCCATACAGCTGTGTCCCCATCGCGATCCAAAGTATGAACGTGACTTCGTTCCTCTTTTGGGACCAACACATATGGAACCGTTGTCAACTAATCGCCAATGGGAATATATTAACATGGCCTATGATGTTTTAG GAAACGATTTGTATCGAGCCATCTATGATCGTTTCGGTGAGGCTGGACTTTTTCAAGGCATTCAATTGCCTAACGGTTACTTTCCGCCTTACCAATATCATGGTGATCATATGAAAGTATATCATAACGTTTTTGGCAGCTACTCGCCTTACGCAAATATCATCGACATCGTTACGAACCCACCTTTGCTCTATTCTACATTGGAACATGGCATTGGAGTGCGTAAGAAAGACCCGCCGGTagagaaaattatttatctGGAGTTAGAAGAAGTATTCAAAGGTTGTACGAAATTAATGCACGTCTGGAGGCAAGAGTTCATTGACACGAAGGAAACACGCACAGAGAAAAG AAAGAAAACTCTTAAACTCAAAATACTACCAGGCACCACTCAAGGTACACGATTTTGCTTTAAGGAGGAAGGTGACCGCAGTCCCACGAAAATACCAGcagatattatatttataacagCTGATAAACCACATCATCTATTTGAGCGCAGCCACCATCATGATTTAGTCTATACCCATAACATAACTTTAAGGGACGCGCTTGTCGGCTTTAGCTTCACAATTAAAACATTAGATAAGCGTGCTCTGAAAATAAACGTGTCCGATGTGGTATATCCTGGCTATGTGAAAATTATGCCAAAGGAGGGACTTCCAGTTTGTGAAAATTTACCAATTGCTCCTGATATGAGACCCGCTGgattgaagaaaaagaagttcGGCGatctaattataaaatttcaag TTGAATATCCGCGAATTATGACACATAAAATGCGGAATATAACTAAGGAATTCTTCGATGAATTGGAAGATTTGGAAGTAGAAGCTGAAGATGCTCCACACCCTATTCACATACTTATGCGAAAGAGAGGAGGAAGAGGCAAACTCTAG